One Spea bombifrons isolate aSpeBom1 chromosome 1, aSpeBom1.2.pri, whole genome shotgun sequence DNA window includes the following coding sequences:
- the CD180 gene encoding CD180 antigen: protein MDYAFHLVALLTVCPISHKVSGITQEDVCLEVVANESYSCEWLGLQNIPESIPATTEILDFSFNSLYVLYNSTFSRLRNLKHLDLTRCNINWIYDNVFLHNTQLNTLVLIGNPILFIKDLAFSGAVSLNHLFMEQTSITSLSHVLLKDLDNLETLSLGNNFISSVELPNTFQTRNLRVLDFQFNGINKILAADMEMLKKVENLSLILKGNNINFIEPNSFNSSKLHILDLTSCATNTDLSVLIDGLNGLSTNILKIGSFEDVKTKNTVSPYTLRGLCNISMKAVSLQHADLDDLSSDMFFCFPKVQKLDLTNTYIKSFPIFNNSLTELILNHNKIGSLCDIHSDGFTLLKSLHIKRNQNEMSLGASCLKHLSSLQYLDLSHSNIASSSNCCSSQFSGLTSLKYLNLSYNNIQIFFELAFSDNDKLEVLDLAYTPITINGSVGPFNNLKLLSVMNLSHSLVDVTNEHLLQGLRNLVYLNLEKCVCQSGVINTSLFSHALNLEILILSSCKIKAIEEQAFSTLKKLVYIDLSGNMLTVFSINIFGELSHIHLNLAFNMITTIQLESVSNVSGTSIINLSHNPLDCSCANIQFILWYKENIHIFEDTISTLCWSPQSSNGKELSKLIIICKISSGYIFLITVSFILIIIALILAARYYRKKRYASI, encoded by the exons ATGGATTATGCATTTCATTTAGTTGCACTGCTGACAGTGTGCCCCATATCCCACAAAGTGTCTGGAATTACGCAAGAAGACGTATGTCTCGAG GTGGTTGCCAATGAGAGCTATAGCTGTGAATGGTTAGGACTGCAGAATATTCCCGAGAGCATCCCAGCAACTACAGAAATTCTGGATTTCAGTTTCAATTCCCTCTACGTTCTATACAATTCGACCTTCAGCCGACTGAGGAACCTTAAGCATTTAGATTTGACAAG atgcaACATTAACTGGATATATGACAATGTGTTTTTACATAACACGCAACTCAATACATTGGTACTGATTGGAAATCCTATATTGTTCATCAAAGATTTAGCATTTTCTGGAGCAGTGTCATTAAATCACCTCTTCATGGAGCAAACCTCTATAACAAGTTTATCGCATGTACTCTTAAAAGACTTGGATAATCTGGAGACTTTGAGTTTAggtaataattttatttcttctgtGGAGCTTCCAAACACCTTCCAAACGAGGAACCTCAGAGTTTTGGATTTTCAGTTTAAtggcattaataaaatattggcaGCAGATATGGAAATGCTAAAGAAGGTTGAAAATTTAAGTCTAATCTTAAAGGGCAACAATATCAATTTTATAGAACCAAACTCTTTCAACTCAAGTAAATTGCACATTCTGGATTTGACTTCTTGCGCCACGAATACTGATTTGTCTGTCCTTATAGATGGGCTTAATGGCCTATCTACCAACATTCTTAAAATCGGGTCATTTGAAGACGTCAAAACGAAGAACACAGTTTCTCCATACACATTACGTGGGCTCTGCAATATCTCCATGAAGGCAGTGAGCTTACAGCACGCAGATCTAGATGACTTGTCATCGGATATGTTTTTCTGCTTCCCCAAGGTCCAGAAGTTAGATCTAACAAACACTTATATTAAATCGTTTCCTATATTTAATAACTCACTAACAGAACTAATATTAAATCACAACAAAATAGGAAGTCTTTGTGATATACATTCTGATGGGTTCACATTGTTGAAGAGTCttcatataaaaagaaatcaaaatgaAATGAGTTTGGGGGCTTCTTGTCTAAAGCATCTCTCCTCGCTACAATATCTGGATTTAAGTCACAGTAACATCGCATCGTCAAGCAACTGTTGCAGTAGTCAGTTTAGTGGTCTTACTAGCTTGAAATACCTTAATCTCAGTTACAATAATATACAGATATTCTTTGAACTAGCCTTTTCAGATAATGATAAGCTTGAAGTCCTGGATTTAGCCTATACTCCCATAACTATTAATGGCTCTGTTGGTCCATTCAACAATTTAAAGCTTCTAAGTGTTATGAACTTGTCCCATAGTCTTGTTGACGTAACCAATGAACATTTACTGCAGGGTCTTCGTAATCTCGTCTACTTGAACCTGGAAAAGTGTGTTTGTCAATCAGGGGTTATCAACACTAGTCTCTTCTCACATGCTCTGAATTTAGAAATCCTAATTCTGTCCTCATGTAAGATAAAAGCCATAGAAGAACAAGCATTTTCCACCCTGAAGAAGTTGGTTTATATAGATCTTAGTGGAAACATGCTTACTGTATTTAGCATCAATATATTTGGAGAGCTCAGTCACATACACCTAAATTTAGCATTTAACATGATTACCACCATACAATTAGAATCTGTCAGCAATGTGTCTGGTACAAGTATAATCAATTTAAGTCACAATCCACTAGATTGCTCGTGCGCCAACATCCAGTTCATATTGTGgtataaagaaaacattcaCATCTTTGAAGATACTATAAGCACTTTGTGTTGGTCTCCTCAATCATCAAATGGGAAAGAACtttctaaattaataataatttgtaagaTCTCCTCCggttatatatttcttataacCGTTTCATTTATTCTGATTATCATCGCTTTAATATTAGCTGCAAGATATTATCGGAAAAAGAGATACGCTTCAATTTAG